One window of Dysidea avara chromosome 11, odDysAvar1.4, whole genome shotgun sequence genomic DNA carries:
- the LOC136238211 gene encoding protein HIRA-like — protein sequence MKLLKPSWVNHQHKPIFSIDIHPDGSRFATGGQGDDCGKIVVWNFAPVKSHQDEVSKTTPKILCEMTNHLGCVNCVRWAPNGKWLASGGDDALVMIWNIRQVGTVKSFGREVYEQWGCLYQLRGHDGDVLDLSWSLDGGLLASCSIDNSIIIWSATSLPDKVTTIKGHTGLVKGVSWDPVGKYLASQSDDRSLRVWRRSDWQEEANITSPFQNCGGTTQMLRLGWSPDGRYLVTAHALNNDGPVAKIVDRSEWYAGMDFVGHRKAVEVVSFNPRLFSSGNGNRGCLAIGSRDRSLSIWLTNLRRPLVVTHDLFDNSILDISWSKSGYELVVCSLDGTVAFISFTPAELGSLLSQQKIDELFLDLYGCTSKVMTSGAPVLIEDPALLQLQDKPAPDVSNKNTPTTAVINIASTFTSQSAKQASINVSAQQESRTIDGRRRITPLMITQPTKVTDHVPLPFGKSPSDVAMTTSQSTPVTTTTTTQSSSMDHVNLTVTPTKGLPKLSSFSPLKPTTPTSDIISKTVISSPKKLPPAKRALTSDDTSAGQKKSKKSKVTEVKPTTVAKVTTPRKESSRQPNVVGGVAILKCPEIQPIVSLSFPAASPVIMELDNQLTIPNAVPILRCKHGDVLKWQTYIPSKGLLLAGNSRITCVACEDNSVVIVATANGRRILVPFFTPSRPHLVTMTTTHLMIVMTTATVSVWDLRHTANVIDHVPITPLTVGTTIAKAFVTDNGSPVVTLSNGTASCYNKDMRVWVGLCDTQEDTSRSSNLTGPLADIQRQVTTSSLTHSSSAITHQMTSIAQLEQQILRSVLLNSPSELEHWVVSYAKFLATHNNEQLLKALCYDLIGPTGSPSMFPTPGGQWSDSVVGVSKRSLLDKLLEVISSHVSLQRLYTELRETIE from the coding sequence ATGAAGTTACTAAAGCCATCCTGGGTGAATCACCAGCACAAGCCGATATTCTCCATAGACATACATCCTGATGGGTCACGTTTTGCAACAGGAGGACAAGGCGATGACTGTGGGAAAATTGTAGTGTGGAATTTCGCGCCAGTCAAGAGTCATCAAGATGAAGTGTCGAAAACCACGCCCAAGATACTGTGTGAGATGACCAACCATTTGGGCTGTGTTAACTGTGTAAGATGGGCACCTAATGGAAAATGGCTGGCCTCAGGTGGAGATGATGCTCTAGTGATGATATGGAACATCAGACAAGTGGGGACAGTGAAGAGTTTTGGGCGGGAGGTGTATGAACAATGGGGTTGTCTGTATCAGTTACGTGGTCATGATGGAGATGTGTTGGACTTGTCATGGTCTTTAGATGGAGGTCTACTAGCATCATGTAGTATTGATAATAGTATTATCATTTGGAGTGCGACTTCTTTACCAGACAAAGTTACTACTATTAAAGGCCACACTGGCTTAGTCAAAGGAGTATCGTGGGATCCAGTTGGAAAGTACCTAGCCTCACAATCAGATGACAGGTCATTAAGAGTATGGCGACGTTCTGACTGGCAGGAAGAGGCAAACATCACATCACCATTTCAAAATTGTGGAGGTACGACACAAATGTTACGATTAGGCTGGTCTCCTGATGGTCGCTACCTTGTAACTGCTCATGCCCTGAACAATGATGGACCGGTGGCTAAGATAGTTGATCGTAGTGAGTGGTATGCTGGAATGGACTTTGTTGGTCATCGTAAGGCAGTAGAAGTGGTTAGCTTTAACCCCAGACTATTCTCAAGTGGTAATGGTAATCGTGGTTGTCTGGCTATAGGCAGTAGAGACCGTTCATTGTCGATATGGCTGACCAACCTTCGTCGACCTCTGGTAGTGACACATGACCTGTTTGACAACTCTATACTAGATATCTCGTGGAGTAAGAGTGGTTACGAGTTGGTGGTGTGTTCCCTTGATGGTACTGTGGCTTTTATTAGTTTTACACCTGCTGAGCTCGGTAGCCTATTATCACAACAGAAAATTGACGAGTTATTTCTTGACTTGTATGGCTGTACATCTAAGGTGATGACCAGTGGAGCACCAGTACTAATCGAAGACCCTGCACTGTTACAACTGCAGGATAAACCAGCACCTGATGTTTCTAATAAGAACACACCCACTACTGCTGTGATCAACATAGCCAGTACATTCACCAGTCAGTCTGCTAAACAAGCTAGTATCAATGTCTCTGCACAGCAAGAGAGCCGTACTATAGATGGACGACGTCGTATTACACCTCTAATGATTACACAACCAACAAAGGTTACTGATCATGTGCCCCTGCCGTTTGGTAAATCCCCTAGTGATGTTGCCATGACAACCTCTCAGTCTACTCCAGTTACCACTACTACCACAACTCAGTCTAGTAGTATGGATCATGTCAACTTGACAGTAACCCCAACTAAGGGGTTGCCAAAGTTGAGCTCGTTTTCCCCCTTAAAGCCAACCACACCCACAAGTGACATTATTTCCAAGACTGTGATTAGTTCTCCTAAGAAATTACCCCCTGCCAAACGGGCATTGACCTCTGATGACACTTCTGCAGGACAGAAGAAATCTAAAAAGAGTAAAGTGACTGAGGTTAAACCAACTACTGTTGCTAAAGTAACCACCCCTAGAAAGGAGTCGTCACGGCAACCGAATGTTGTGGGTGGTGTGGCCATTTTAAAGTGTCCAGAAATTCAGCCAATTGTATCACTTAGCTTCCCAGCTGCCAGTCCAGTTATCATGGAGCTGGATAATCAATTGACTATTCCAAATGCTGTTCCCATTCTGCGTTGCAAACATGGAGATGTGTTAAAATGGCAGACTTACATTCCAAGTAAAGGATTACTGTTGGCCGGGAATTCTCGTATTACTTGTGTGGCTTGTGAAGACAATTCTGTTGTAATTGTGGCAACTGCAAATGGACGCAGGATACTGGTACCATTTTTCACACCCAGCCGTCCACATCTAGTAACCATGACCACCACCCACTTGATGATTGTCATGACAACTGCCACCGTCAGTGTATGGGACTTACGTCACACTGCCAATGTCATAGATCATGTTCCCATTACCCCCCTTACTGTGGGCACTACTATAGCGAAGGCTTTTGTCACAGATAATGGATCACCAGTTGTAACACTGTCTAATGGAACTGCTTCTTGTTACAACAAGGACATGAGAGTATGGGTGGGTCTGTGTGACACACAGGAGGACACATCTCGGAGCAGTAACCTGACTGGACCCCTAGCTGATATACAGAGACAGGTAACCACATCTTCACTAACTCACAGTAGCTCAGCTATCACTCATCAAATGACTAGTATTGCTCAGTTAGAACAACAGATATTAAGAAGtgtgttgctgaactctccaagtGAACTGGAACACTGGGTAGTTAGTTATGCTAAGTTTCTGGCTACTCATAACAATGAACAGCTACTTAAAGCACTGTGCTATGATCTGATTGGTCCAACTGGTAGTCCATCAAtgttccccacccctggggggCAATGGAGTGACAGTGTGGTGGGTGTGTCAAAGCGTTCACTGCTTGACAAACTACTAGAAGTGATTAGCTCACATGTTAGCCTACAACGATTGTATACTGAACTGAGGGAGACCATAGAATAG